The Helianthus annuus cultivar XRQ/B chromosome 16, HanXRQr2.0-SUNRISE, whole genome shotgun sequence genome includes a window with the following:
- the LOC110882037 gene encoding protein FAR1-RELATED SEQUENCE 5 isoform X1: MDIDLEEQSFSLDDSGRKVPSISPPTSEPITLEINPSGCSSIYRFRHFCTFVDGEHSEAKLMDSRVQPEKEALESNLIDDIDANGYLVVHSDSDVEVEDIKDFDMDFEFEKEVNDDVIGQVFDTLGDAYDFYNRYAFVHGFGIRIRSTFKDKTTNEPYRRKYVCNKEGFKDLKRDSSKGDVKRRRDLRTGCEAFLRISKGKDGKWLVDKFNDSHNHELTVTPTKVMKNRSHGKFHRAEACKSLMSELSQSRLKPSQIRKVVNTMKSPCENDVTKKVGHYISSCPKKKMEESLLEREG; the protein is encoded by the exons ATGGATATCGATCTCGAAGAACAAAgcttttcgctcgacgattcagGAAGAAAGGTACCATCAATCTCTCCACCTACCTCTGAACCTATCACGCTGGAGATTAATCCGTCAG GTTGTTCATCAATTTATCGGTTTCGACATTTTTGTACTTTTGTTGATGGAGAACATTCAGAAGCTAAGCTAATGGATTCAAGAGTTCAACCAGAGAAGGAAGCTTTAGAATCGAATTTgattgatgatattgatgcaaaTGGGTATTTAGTCGTACATAGTGATTCCGATGTTGAAGTAGAGGATATAAAAGACTTCGACATGGATTTTGAGTTTGAGAAAGAAGTAAATGATGATGTGATCGGGCAGGTTTTTGATACTCTTGGTGACGCATATGATTTCTACAATCGCTATGCATTTGTACATGGGTTTGGAATACGTATTCGTTCGACTTTTAAGGATAAGACAACAAATGAACCTTATAGAAGGAAATATGTATGCAACAAAGAGGGGTTTAAAGATTTAAAGCGTGATAGTTCTAAAGGAGATGTCAAACGTCGTAGGGATTTAAGGACCGGATGTGAAGCATTTCTTAGGATTTCAAAAGGTAAAGATGGAAAATGGCTAGTAGATAAATTTAATGATTCACACAATCATGAACTAACTGTTACTCCGACCAAAGTTATGAAAAACCGGTCTCATGGGAAGTTTCACCGCGCAGAAGCTTGCAAATCTCTAATGTCGGAACTTAGTCAATCCAGGTTGAAACCTAGTCAAATCAGGAAGGTCGTAAACACCATGAAAAGTCCATGTGAAAATGATGTCACCAAGAAAGTGGGTCATTACATCAGCAGTTGTCCAAAAAAGAAG ATGGAAGAGTCGTTACTAGAAAGAGAAGGATGA
- the LOC110882037 gene encoding protein FAR1-RELATED SEQUENCE 8 isoform X2, with translation MDIDLEEQSFSLDDSGRKVPSISPPTSEPITLEINPSGCSSIYRFRHFCTFVDGEHSEAKLMDSRVQPEKEALESNLIDDIDANGYLVVHSDSDVEVEDIKDFDMDFEFEKEVNDDVIGQVFDTLGDAYDFYNRYAFVHGFGIRIRSTFKDKTTNEPYRRKYVCNKEGFKDLKRDSSKGDVKRRRDLRTGCEAFLRISKEACKSLMSELSQSRLKPSQIRKVVNTMKSPCENDVTKKVGHYISSCPKKKMEESLLEREG, from the exons ATGGATATCGATCTCGAAGAACAAAgcttttcgctcgacgattcagGAAGAAAGGTACCATCAATCTCTCCACCTACCTCTGAACCTATCACGCTGGAGATTAATCCGTCAG GTTGTTCATCAATTTATCGGTTTCGACATTTTTGTACTTTTGTTGATGGAGAACATTCAGAAGCTAAGCTAATGGATTCAAGAGTTCAACCAGAGAAGGAAGCTTTAGAATCGAATTTgattgatgatattgatgcaaaTGGGTATTTAGTCGTACATAGTGATTCCGATGTTGAAGTAGAGGATATAAAAGACTTCGACATGGATTTTGAGTTTGAGAAAGAAGTAAATGATGATGTGATCGGGCAGGTTTTTGATACTCTTGGTGACGCATATGATTTCTACAATCGCTATGCATTTGTACATGGGTTTGGAATACGTATTCGTTCGACTTTTAAGGATAAGACAACAAATGAACCTTATAGAAGGAAATATGTATGCAACAAAGAGGGGTTTAAAGATTTAAAGCGTGATAGTTCTAAAGGAGATGTCAAACGTCGTAGGGATTTAAGGACCGGATGTGAAGCATTTCTTAGGATTTCAAAAG AAGCTTGCAAATCTCTAATGTCGGAACTTAGTCAATCCAGGTTGAAACCTAGTCAAATCAGGAAGGTCGTAAACACCATGAAAAGTCCATGTGAAAATGATGTCACCAAGAAAGTGGGTCATTACATCAGCAGTTGTCCAAAAAAGAAG ATGGAAGAGTCGTTACTAGAAAGAGAAGGATGA